The following proteins are co-located in the Spirosoma montaniterrae genome:
- a CDS encoding RNA polymerase sigma-70 factor: protein MDAQFDAEQPDRIRPLRRAPNIDPANASPDPELFIRQAFAEHPEKGYELLFRRYYAPLCSHAARFIYDRQAAEDVVIDVFSQFWQKRLDLSVTTSFRAYLFTIVRNRAFWHLRREFGRELPTDNLPDEDFTDALATPLQTLQFSELYITINDTIRSASAHSQKVFVMSRFEGKKNAQIAEELGLSVKTVEGHITKVLNLLRQVLRQDGLISVGLLLGGWLNAQGIDHLFRLIGIATNLNV, encoded by the coding sequence ATGGACGCCCAATTTGACGCTGAACAACCCGACCGCATCCGGCCCCTGCGCCGGGCACCCAACATTGACCCGGCCAATGCCTCGCCCGACCCGGAACTGTTTATCCGGCAGGCGTTTGCCGAGCATCCCGAAAAGGGGTATGAACTGCTGTTTCGGCGGTATTACGCGCCCCTGTGCAGCCATGCGGCCCGCTTTATCTATGACCGGCAGGCCGCCGAAGACGTAGTGATCGACGTATTCTCGCAGTTCTGGCAGAAACGGCTCGACCTGTCAGTAACCACTTCGTTTCGGGCGTACCTATTTACCATTGTTAGGAATCGGGCGTTCTGGCATCTGCGCCGGGAGTTTGGCCGCGAACTGCCCACCGACAATCTACCCGACGAAGACTTCACCGACGCGTTGGCAACGCCCCTGCAAACGCTGCAATTCAGTGAGTTATACATCACCATCAACGACACCATTCGGTCGGCATCGGCCCATAGTCAGAAGGTGTTTGTGATGAGCCGGTTCGAGGGTAAGAAAAACGCGCAGATCGCCGAAGAACTGGGATTGTCGGTGAAAACCGTGGAAGGCCACATTACTAAAGTGCTCAACCTCTTGCGGCAGGTGTTGCGGCAAGACGGACTGATTTCGGTAGGGCTGCTGCTGGGTGGCTGGCTAAACGCGCAAGGGATAGACCACCTTTTTCGACTCATCGGTATAGCAACTAATCTGAACGTATGA
- a CDS encoding carboxypeptidase-like regulatory domain-containing protein: MHKLLRIPFVLTTGCLLSVPPLHAQLLARQSVARQQVVAQPETGTLRLRDAIMQLKKQYGVDIIFEERLLDGISIRADLLTSGGNVERTLTNLLRSTKLSYKRVRRDAFVILSQKSEQKTEQKTSYQEPAQPPRPAPVGTPASVASLTPNALVLGRPEDRTVSGLVTSETGEGLPGVSVVAKGSSRGTTTDGQGRYRLNVPDEATTLVFSFVGYLSQEVVIGNRSAVDVGLKPDDKMLSEVVVVGYGTQKKTDLTGAIGSVNAKVLAERPTVDILGALSGQVPGLNVHNGSGRPGAAFGSTFADLVRSTHRTPRCM, encoded by the coding sequence ATGCACAAACTCCTACGCATTCCATTCGTGCTGACGACGGGTTGTTTGCTCAGTGTGCCCCCGTTGCATGCCCAGCTTTTGGCCCGGCAGTCGGTGGCCCGGCAGCAGGTGGTGGCCCAGCCCGAAACCGGTACGCTCCGGCTCCGCGATGCCATCATGCAACTCAAAAAGCAATATGGCGTCGATATAATTTTTGAAGAACGCCTGCTCGATGGCATTTCCATTCGGGCCGATCTGCTTACATCTGGTGGCAACGTAGAGCGCACACTGACTAACCTGCTGCGTTCGACGAAGCTGAGTTACAAACGCGTTCGTCGCGATGCGTTCGTGATTCTGAGTCAGAAATCTGAACAAAAAACCGAACAGAAAACCAGCTATCAGGAACCCGCCCAGCCGCCACGCCCGGCACCAGTTGGCACCCCCGCCAGTGTTGCTTCGCTCACGCCCAACGCGCTTGTTTTGGGTCGGCCCGAAGACCGTACCGTGTCGGGATTGGTCACGAGCGAAACGGGCGAAGGACTGCCGGGCGTGAGTGTGGTGGCGAAAGGCTCCAGCCGGGGCACCACCACCGACGGGCAGGGTCGCTACCGGCTTAATGTCCCCGACGAGGCTACTACGCTCGTTTTCAGCTTTGTGGGCTATCTGTCGCAGGAAGTAGTGATCGGCAACCGGTCGGCGGTGGACGTGGGCCTGAAGCCTGACGACAAAATGCTCAGTGAAGTAGTGGTCGTGGGCTATGGTACGCAGAAGAAAACTGACCTTACCGGGGCCATTGGCTCGGTAAACGCTAAAGTACTGGCCGAACGCCCAACGGTCGATATTTTGGGTGCGCTGTCGGGGCAGGTGCCGGGCCTGAACGTCCACAACGGCTCCGGTCGTCCGGGGGCGGCATTCGGCTCAACATTCGCGGATTTGGTTCGATCAACGCATCGAACACCCCGTTGTATGTGA
- a CDS encoding M61 family metallopeptidase produces the protein MHYRLSADTNAAHYIAVEAHLTNIDTPTVDLQLPAWRPGRYELQPFAKNIQRFGVVDQDGKPLPCRKISKDRWRVETNGATELRAVYNYYALLTAPHQLNAGSSFINDTLLYVNPVNLCIYAEGRINEPCSLVLDVPTNWMVACGLRQESVRRWVAADFYELADCPLMAAPVLQHIGYEVNGINVHVWIQGGRRTDGDPVFDARQITEDFTKFSVSQIELFGEFPERDYHFLVLVLPVAYYHGVEHRNSTVLVLGPNDEGPGLYVDLLGVASHELFHAWNIIRIRPIELLPYDFTREMYFETCFVAEGVTTYYGDLILRQSGVFDDEAYLKELQVVIKRHFENNGRAVQSLVESSWDLWLDGYEKGVPDRKVSVYHKGALVALILDLHIRRQTNHTRSLDDVMRAMWHQFGKPFVGYTLADYRAITEAVAGQPLDWYYELCIFGNQSIEPILNEYLGWVGLQVVYELPVGEQSGMDSPGESIGTPTAPGGYRLLELDEPNALHQRARWFGQPLTEQPHEGVVEEKTVGKNVVAK, from the coding sequence ATGCACTACCGCTTGTCTGCTGATACCAATGCTGCGCATTACATCGCCGTTGAAGCCCATTTAACCAACATCGACACGCCGACCGTTGACCTGCAATTGCCTGCCTGGCGACCAGGACGCTATGAGTTACAGCCGTTTGCAAAAAACATTCAACGGTTCGGGGTGGTCGATCAGGACGGAAAACCGTTGCCATGCCGGAAGATTTCAAAAGATCGCTGGCGGGTAGAAACCAACGGTGCTACTGAACTTCGGGCCGTTTATAATTACTACGCATTACTCACTGCGCCCCATCAGCTTAACGCAGGCAGTAGCTTTATCAACGACACGTTGTTGTATGTTAACCCGGTAAATCTGTGTATCTACGCTGAAGGTCGCATCAACGAGCCGTGTTCGCTTGTTCTCGATGTGCCGACTAATTGGATGGTGGCCTGCGGGTTGCGGCAGGAGAGCGTTCGACGGTGGGTAGCGGCTGATTTTTACGAACTGGCCGACTGCCCGTTAATGGCCGCGCCCGTGCTGCAACACATTGGTTACGAAGTGAATGGCATTAACGTTCACGTATGGATTCAGGGTGGTAGGCGCACCGATGGCGACCCGGTTTTCGACGCCCGGCAAATCACGGAAGACTTTACAAAGTTTTCGGTGAGTCAGATCGAACTGTTCGGCGAGTTTCCCGAACGCGACTATCACTTCCTGGTACTGGTGCTGCCTGTAGCCTATTATCATGGCGTTGAACACCGCAACAGCACGGTGCTGGTGCTCGGCCCCAACGACGAAGGGCCTGGCCTCTACGTCGATCTGCTGGGCGTGGCTTCGCACGAACTGTTTCATGCCTGGAATATCATCCGCATCCGGCCCATCGAACTGCTGCCTTACGATTTCACGCGGGAGATGTATTTCGAGACCTGTTTTGTGGCTGAGGGCGTAACAACCTACTACGGCGACCTGATACTGCGGCAGTCGGGCGTGTTTGACGATGAAGCGTATCTGAAAGAACTACAGGTGGTTATCAAACGCCATTTCGAAAACAATGGCCGGGCTGTGCAGTCGCTGGTCGAATCATCGTGGGATTTGTGGCTCGACGGCTACGAGAAGGGCGTTCCCGACCGTAAAGTGTCGGTCTATCACAAAGGTGCGCTGGTAGCTCTGATTTTGGACCTCCACATCCGCCGACAGACCAACCACACCCGTTCGCTCGACGACGTGATGCGGGCCATGTGGCATCAATTTGGCAAACCGTTTGTGGGCTACACCCTGGCCGATTACCGGGCTATTACCGAAGCCGTAGCGGGCCAACCGCTCGACTGGTATTACGAGTTGTGCATTTTCGGAAACCAGTCCATCGAACCCATTCTGAACGAATACCTCGGCTGGGTAGGGTTGCAGGTGGTGTATGAACTGCCCGTTGGCGAACAGTCTGGTATGGATTCGCCCGGCGAATCTATCGGAACGCCAACCGCGCCGGGCGGCTACCGGCTGCTGGAACTGGACGAACCCAACGCCCTGCACCAACGCGCCCGCTGGTTCGGCCAGCCGCTCACCGAGCAACCGCACGAAGGCGTTGTGGAAGAAAAAACGGTTGGGAAAAATGTAGTGGCGAAGTGA
- a CDS encoding FecR family protein has product MKPDQFKSVIISSFEGRNTPLQQTLIAEWLQQPANLELYYQWLEEWERANPQFLPDTDVAFRRSLQQAGPAEVAQVVPMPGRQWGRWLMAASVLVVLSSIGWLLRDNIRYRNEQTAYGELRTLTLPDGSRVTLNANTRLRLPRWRFGTGSREVWLTGEAEFSVQHLPEHQPFVVHTPDGLNVHVLGTEFVVYSRARGTKVVLTKGRVQLQNARADTAKPLLMLPGDVVMRPANGQLTLRHRQPLPVHTVWKNHQFAFNNTPVAEVAYRIREQFGVTVILADTGLANRRIGGTFSAQTADELLIVVAQLLGADVVKTNSLQYQLSTNP; this is encoded by the coding sequence ATGAAGCCCGATCAGTTTAAATCCGTAATTATCAGCTCGTTTGAGGGCCGAAATACCCCCCTGCAACAAACGCTGATTGCCGAATGGCTTCAACAACCGGCCAACCTGGAACTGTATTATCAATGGCTGGAGGAGTGGGAACGGGCCAATCCGCAATTTTTGCCCGATACTGACGTGGCTTTCCGGCGTTCGCTGCAACAGGCAGGCCCGGCTGAGGTGGCGCAGGTAGTGCCGATGCCCGGTCGGCAGTGGGGCCGCTGGCTTATGGCTGCATCGGTGCTGGTGGTTCTGTCAAGCATTGGCTGGCTACTCCGCGACAACATCCGTTACCGGAATGAGCAAACGGCCTACGGTGAACTTCGCACGCTTACCCTGCCCGACGGGAGCCGCGTAACGCTGAACGCCAACACCCGGCTGCGGTTGCCGCGCTGGCGGTTTGGCACTGGCTCACGCGAGGTGTGGCTAACGGGCGAGGCCGAATTTTCGGTACAGCACCTGCCTGAACATCAGCCGTTTGTTGTGCATACGCCCGATGGCCTGAACGTACACGTGCTCGGCACCGAGTTCGTAGTTTACAGCCGGGCGCGGGGTACGAAAGTGGTCTTGACCAAAGGCCGGGTGCAACTCCAGAACGCCCGTGCCGATACCGCCAAACCGCTGCTGATGCTGCCCGGCGACGTAGTGATGCGTCCTGCCAATGGGCAGTTAACCCTGCGACACCGGCAGCCATTACCGGTGCATACGGTCTGGAAAAACCATCAGTTTGCATTCAACAATACCCCGGTGGCCGAGGTGGCCTATCGCATTCGGGAGCAATTCGGCGTAACCGTTATCCTTGCCGACACGGGCTTAGCCAACCGTCGGATTGGTGGTACGTTCAGCGCGCAAACCGCCGACGAACTGCTGATCGTAGTGGCGCAATTGCTGGGTGCCGATGTCGTCAAGACCAATTCCCTTCAGTATCAACTTAGTACCAACCCCTAA